The genomic window TCTACCAGATGGAGGGCCTGGAAGACATCCGCGAATTTGATCTCGACACCCCCTTTGGAAAGCCTTCCTCCCCCATTGTGGTGGGCTGCCTGGAGGGGAAACCCGTGGCATTTCTTGCCCGCCATGGGCGGGGGCACTTCATCTCCCCCAGTGAAATCAACTACCGCGCCAACATCTACGCGTTGAAGATGATCGGGGTGGAGCGGGTGGTCAGCGTGAGCGCCTGCGGTTCCCTGCGGGAGGACTACGCCCCCGGGCACATCGTCATCCCGGATCAACTCTTCGATTTCACCAAAGGACGCAAGCGCTCCTTCTTCGAAGACGGTTTCGTGGCCCATGTGAGCGTGGCCGATCCGTTCTGCCCTGACCTTTCGGAGCAGGTCTATCAGGCAGCACAGGCCACCGGGGCCACCGTGCACAAAGGCGGCACGTTCATTACTATCGAGGGGCCGCGTTTTTCCACCCGTGCCGAGTCCAACGTCTACCGCCAGTGGGGCATGTCCATTATCGGCATGACCACCTCCCCCGAGGCCTTTCTCGCCCGAGAGGCCGAACTGCACTACGCCGTGATGGCCCATGTGACCGACTATGATGTGTGGCATATCAGCGAAGAGCCCGTCACCGTGGAGATGGTCATCCGCACGCTCAACGCCAATGTCAGCCATGCCCAGGAAGCCATCCGTCACCTGGTGCGTAACCTCCAGTCCGAGGCCACCTGCACCTGCGCCAGCGCCCTTTCCACGGCGTTCATCACCCGCCCGGAAATGATCCCCCCCGAAACCAAACGCCGCCTCCGCCTGCTGGTGGAGAAGTATCTCCCCGAGTAAGTCGAGTTCTGCTTGTCCTTTCAGGGGCGTCGGACCGTGGGTGCGCCGACGCCCCTCTTTGCCGCCACCTTCCAGAAGACGAGGCCGCCCGTGACCTTCAACTTCGCCTTGCTACGTCGCTTGCTCTTCGCCAGCCTGTTTCGCGCCCGCCGCACCCCGGCACGGCTTTGCCCCCAGCGGGTACTGTTCCTCCTCTTCCAGGTGGGTCTGTTCTTCCCCTTGATGGAAGCCTCCCACCGACTGGCCTGGCTGCTGGACGACCTGCTCTTCCCGGGCTACCGCCGCCAGCCGGTGCGCGAACCGGTGTTCATCGTCGCCCCC from Anaerolineae bacterium includes these protein-coding regions:
- the mtnP gene encoding S-methyl-5'-thioadenosine phosphorylase, giving the protein MRLPDEKPVLGIIGGSGLYQMEGLEDIREFDLDTPFGKPSSPIVVGCLEGKPVAFLARHGRGHFISPSEINYRANIYALKMIGVERVVSVSACGSLREDYAPGHIVIPDQLFDFTKGRKRSFFEDGFVAHVSVADPFCPDLSEQVYQAAQATGATVHKGGTFITIEGPRFSTRAESNVYRQWGMSIIGMTTSPEAFLAREAELHYAVMAHVTDYDVWHISEEPVTVEMVIRTLNANVSHAQEAIRHLVRNLQSEATCTCASALSTAFITRPEMIPPETKRRLRLLVEKYLPE